Proteins encoded by one window of Vidua chalybeata isolate OUT-0048 chromosome 15, bVidCha1 merged haplotype, whole genome shotgun sequence:
- the HK3 gene encoding hexokinase-3 isoform X5 — MREVCQTVSLRAAQLCAAGLAAVVEKMRENRGLDELSVTVGVDGTLYKLHPCFSSNLQETLKDLAPNCNVSFLLSEDGSGKGAALVAAAAYRAANAME; from the exons ATGCGGGAGGTGTGCCAGACCGTGTCCCTGCgtgcagcccagctctgtgctgctggcttgGCTGCTGTGGTGGAGAAGATGCGGGAGAACCGGGGCCTGGATGAACTGTCTGTCACTGTTGGGGTGGATGGCACCTTGTACAAGCTGCACCCGTG CTTCTCCAGCAACCTCCAGGAGACACTGAAGGACCTGGCACCCAACTGCAATGTGTCCTTCCTGCTATCAGAGGACGGCTCGGGGAAAGGGGCCGCGCTCGTGGCAGCTGCGGCCTATCGCGCTGCCAACGCCATGGAATAG
- the HK3 gene encoding hexokinase-3 isoform X4 — protein sequence MKGHMMQDMCKGLSRQTHAQAKVRMLPTYICSTPNGTEKGNFLVVELCQNQVRTLLVTLYGDGNMSPQMMYKIFDMPEGITQGEGEALFDFIAQCVSQFLAETISSDTNSSDINGSELHLPLGFVFPFSCRQTQLDKAELLSWSKGFSCSGVVGKDVVQLLQSAIDKQDKHDKQEVEANETGGLWLSPWRGRKSSQSTPGPLCRVEVVALLNDTVGTMMTCSMEGKACEVAMVADKGSNCCFMAEAYLVETTDETSGRMCVNTEWGCFGDDGTLNDVFTPYDESVDEESSNPGENRFEKMVGTLYLGEIVRHALIALTAEKAIFTGTNAAVLKEKGVFTMQHVLEIINNEDSITEVRRILEVLGLQPSERDCGRVQQICRAVVGRAASLHATGLAAILSYMCQTRDLETLMVNVGVEGELFTGYPRFEEILLSVSRLLSPECMATLLPSRDGSGRGAAMVTAVALRLAAQRRVVNEVLAPLRLSRDDLEKVQALMREEMERGLCKETNATASVRMLPTYVSHTPDGTEQGDFLALDLGGTNFRVLVVRVAEEGISMASEIYVIPAAIMQGTGEELFDHIMDCIIDFQTKQNLVTQMLPLGFTFSFPCQQVGLDKALLLTWTKGFSASGCVGQDVVQLLRDAAKRKRHLGMQVVALVNDTVGTMMACGYDDPRCEIGLIVGTGTNACYMEEMRNVGTVEGDQGRMCINMEWGAFGDNGCLDHLLTHFDKVVDESTINPGKQRFEKLISGMYLGEIVRQILMVMTEKELLFQGKPCLKLQTKDIFKTKFLSTIELNGLALRQIRAILNELELDATFEDSVLMREVCQTVSLRAAQLCAAGLAAVVEKMRENRGLDELSVTVGVDGTLYKLHPCFSSNLQETLKDLAPNCNVSFLLSEDGSGKGAALVAAAAYRAANAME from the exons AGATGGAAACATGAGCCCTCAAATGATGTACAAGATCTTTGACATGCCAGAGGGCATCACACAGGGCGAGGGGGAAGCG CTCTTTGACTTCATTGCACAATGCGTGTCCCAGTTCCTTGCCGAGACCATCAGCTCTGACACCAACAGCTCTGACATCAACGGCTCTGAGCTACACCTCCCTTTGGGCTTTGTGTTCCCCTTCAGCTGCCGGCAGACACAGCTGGACAAG GCAGAACTACTCTCCTGGTCCAAGGGCTTCAGCTGCAGTGGCGTGGTGGGGAAGGACgtggtgcagctgctgcagtcagCCATTGATAAGCAGGATAAGCACGATAAGCAGGAGGTGGAGGCCAATGAGACAGGTGGCCTTTGGCTGTCCCCATGGAGGGGCAGGAAATCCTCTCAATCTACTCCTGGCCCGCTCTGCCGTGTGGAAGTTGTTGCCCTGTTGAATGACACTGTGGGCACCATGATGACCTGCAGCATGGAGGGGAAAGCCTGTGAGGTCGCCATGGTTGCAG ACAAGGGCTCCAACTGTTGCTTCATGGCCGAGGCGTACCTGGTGGAAACAACAGACGAGACCAGCGGGCGGATGTGTGTCAACACTGAGTGGGGCTGCTTTGGGGATGATGGCACCCTGAATGACGTCTTCACACCCTATGATGAATCTGTGGATGAGGAATCTTCCAACCCTGGGGAGAATAG GTTTGAGAAGATGGTGGGCACCCTGTACCTAGGGGAGATTGTCAGGCACGCACTGATAGCCCTGACTGCTGAGAAAGCTATCTTCACTGGGACCAATGCTGCTGTCCTGAAGGAGAAGGGAGTGTTCACAATGCAGCATGTTCTGGAGATCATCAA CAATGAGGACAGCATAACTGAAGTTAGGAGGATTCTGGAGGttctggggctgcagccaagcGAGCGGGATTGCGGCCGGGTGCAGCAGATCTGCCGGGCAGTGGTGGGGCGCGCTGCCTCGCTCCACGCCACTGGGCTGGCTGCCATCCTCAGCTACATGTGCCAGACCCGGGATTTGGAGACACTGATGGTCAACGTGGGGGTGGAAGGAGAATTGTTCACAGGCTACCCCAG GTTTGAGGAGATCCTGCTGAGCGTGTCAAGGCTACTGTCCCCTGAATGCATGGCCACCCTCCTGCCCTCGAGAGATGGCTCTGGGCGGGGGGCGGCCATGGTGACAGCAGTGGCTTTGCGCCTGGCAGCCCAGCGCCGTGTGGTGAACGAGGTGCTGGCCCCGCTACGGCTCAGCCGCGATGACCTGGAGAAAGTGCAGGCACTGATGAGGGAGGAGATGGAACGCGGCCTGTGTAAGGAGACCAATGCCACTGCCTCTGTCCGCATGCTGCCCACCTATGTTTCTCACACACCTGATGGCACTG agcaaggTGACTTCCTGGCTCTGGACCTGGGGGGGACCAATTTCCGTGTGCTGGTGGTTCGCGTGGCAGAGGAGGGCATCAGCATGGCCAGCGAGATCTACGTCATCCCAGCTGCCATCATGCAGGGCACTGGCGAGGAG CTCTTTGACCACATCATGGACTGCATCATAGACTTCCAGACGAAGCAGAACCTGGTGACACAGATGCTGCCTCTCGGCTTtaccttctccttcccctgccagcaAGTGGGCCTGGATAAG GCATTGCTGCTGACCTGGACCAAAGGCTTCAGCGCCTCAGGCTGCGTGGGACAGGACGTTGTCCAGCTGCTGCGGGACGCTGCCAAGCGCAAACGG CACTTAGGGATGCAGGTGGTGGCTCTGGTCAACGACACGGTGGGAACCATGATGGCCTGTGGTTATGATGACCCCAGATGTGAAATCGGCCTCATTGTGG ggacagggaccaaTGCCTGTTACATGGAGGAGATGAGGAACGTGGGCACTGTGGAGGGGGACCAGGGCCGCATGTGCATCAACATGGAGTGGGGGGCCTTTGGGGACAACGGCTGCCTAGACCATCTCCTCACCCACTTCGACAAGGTGGTGGATGAAAGCACCATCAACCCGGGCAAGCAGAG GTTTGAGAAGCTCATCAGCGGCATGTACCTGGGAGAGATCGTGCGTCAGATCCTGATGGTAATGACAGAGAAAGAGCTCTTGTTCCAAGGCAAACCCTGCCTCAAACTCCAGACCAAGGACATCTTCAAGACCAAGTTCCTCTCTACAATCGAGCT CAATGGGCTGGCCCTGCGGCAGATACGGGCCATCCTGAACGAACTGGAGCTCGATGCCACCTTCGAGGACAGCGTGCTGATGCGGGAGGTGTGCCAGACCGTGTCCCTGCgtgcagcccagctctgtgctgctggcttgGCTGCTGTGGTGGAGAAGATGCGGGAGAACCGGGGCCTGGATGAACTGTCTGTCACTGTTGGGGTGGATGGCACCTTGTACAAGCTGCACCCGTG CTTCTCCAGCAACCTCCAGGAGACACTGAAGGACCTGGCACCCAACTGCAATGTGTCCTTCCTGCTATCAGAGGACGGCTCGGGGAAAGGGGCCGCGCTCGTGGCAGCTGCGGCCTATCGCGCTGCCAACGCCATGGAATAG
- the UNC5A gene encoding netrin receptor UNC5A isoform X2, whose product MWLSGVGDVEVAEPHLPTGAQQSATVANPASGASSDLLPHFQLEPEDVYIVKNKAVSLACRATPATQIYFKCNGEWVHQGDHVTQHSTDRSTGLPVMEVRIEVTRQQVEKIFGLEEYWCQCVAWSSSGTTKSQKAFVRIAYLRKNFEQEPTAREVSIEQGIVLPCRPPEGIPPAEVEWLRNEELVDPELDANVYVTPEHSLVLRQARLADTANYTCVAKNIVARRRSASAAITVYVNGGWSTWTQWSGCSTSCGRGWQKRSRTCTNPTPLNGGAFCEGQNVQKTACTTLCPVDGAWSEWSKWSECGAECTHWRSRECSEPAPRNGGRDCHGPELDTRNCTSELCTHAAPGAEDVALYVGLVAVAVCLVLLLLVGVLVYCRKKGGLDADVADSSILTAGFQPVSIKPSKADNPSLLTIQPDLSTTTMTYQGSLCPRQDGPAKLQLPNGHLLSPLGAGRHTLHHSSPAAEGADFVARLSTQSYFRSLPRGTNNMAYGTFNFLGGRLMIPNTGISLLIPPDAIPRGKIYEVYLTLHKQEEVRLPLAGCQTLLSPIVSCGPPGVLLTRPAILAMGHCVEASAENWSIRLKKQSCEGTWEDVLQLGAEPCTELYYCQLEAQACYVFTEQLGRFALVGESLSMAASKRLKLVLFAPAACPSLEYNIRVYCLSDTQDVLKEVIQLEKQLGGQLIGAPRVLHFKDSYHNLRLSIHDMPSSLWKSKLLASYQEIPFYHIWSGLQPFLHCTFTLERLSTSTCELACKIWVWQVEGDGQSFTVNFNIAKDTRFSDWLVPDEVGTPALVGPSAFKIPFLIRQKIISSLDPPGTRGADWRTLAQKLNLDSHLSFFASKASPTAMILNLWEARHFPNGNLSQLAAAVAEVGKQDGALFSEAEC is encoded by the exons ATGTGGCTGTCCGGCGTGGGTGATGTGGAGGTGGCCGAGCCCCATCTCCCCACAGGTGCTCAGCAAAGCGCGACCGTGGCCAACCCAGCATCTGGCGCATCCTCGGACCTGCTGCCACACTTCCAGCTGGAGCCGGAGGATGTCTACATTGTGAAGAACAAGGCAGTGAGCCTGGCCTGccgtgccacccctgccacgcAGATCTACTTCAAGTGCAATGGCGAGTGGGTACACCAAGGTGACCACGTTACGCAGCACAGCACCGACCGCAGCACTG ggctgccagtgATGGAAGTGCGCATCGAGGTCACCCGTCAGCAAGTGGAGAAGATCTTTGGGCTGGAGGAGTACTGGTGCCAGTGCGTAGCCTGGAGCTCCTCTGGCACCACCAAGAGCCAGAAGGCCTTCGTGCGCATCGCCT ATCTGCGCAAGAACTTCGAGCAGGAGCCGACTGCCAGGGAGGTCTCCATTGAGCAGGGAATCGTGCTGCCATGCCGCCCTCCCGAGGGCATCCCCCCTGCCGAG GTGGAGTGGCTGCGCAACGAGGAGCTGGTGGACCCGGAACTGGATGCCAACGTCTACGTGACACCAGAGCACAGCCTGGTGCTGCGTCAGGCCCGCCTGGCCGACACCGCCAACTACACCTGCGTGGCTAAAAACATCGTGGCCCGTCGCCGCAGCGCCTCTGCTGCCATCACTGTCTACG TGAACGGCGGCTGGTCGACGTGGACACAGTGGtcaggctgcagcaccagctgtgGACGGGGCTGGCAGAAGCGGAGCCGGACGTGCACCAACCCCACACCCCTCAATGGGGGTGCTTTCTGTGAGGGCCAAAATGTGCAGAAAACCGCCTGCACCACCCTCTGCCCAG tggaCGGCGCCTGGTCGGAGTGGAGCAAGTGGTCGGAGTGTGGGGCCGAATGCACCCACTGGCGCAGCCGCGAGTGCTCGGAGCCAGCGCCACGCAACGGAGGCCGGGATTGTCATGGCCCCGAGCTGGACACCCGTAACTGCACCTCTGAGCTCTGCACCCACG CTGCCCCCGGCGCAGAGGACGTAGCACTGTACGTGGGGCTGGTGGCCGTGGCCgtgtgcctggtgctgctgctgctggtgggggtGCTGGTGTACTGCCGCAAGAAGGGGGGCCTGGACGCTGATGTGGCTGATTCCTCCATCCTCACCGCTGGCTTCCAGCCCGTCAGCATCAAACCCAGCAAGGCTG acaacCCCAGCCTGCTCACCATCCAGCCAGACctcagcaccaccaccatgaCCTACCAGGGCTCGCTCTGCCCACGCCAGGACGGCCCTGCCAAGCTCCAGCTGCCCAATGGGCACCTGCTGAGCCCGCTGGGTGCTGGACGGCACACGCTGCACCACAGCTCACCCGCCGCCGAAGGTGCTGACTTCGTGGCCCGGCTCTCCACACAGAGCTACTTCCGCTCCCTGCCCCGCGGCACCAACAACATGGCCTATGGCACCTTCAACTTCTTGGGGGGGCGGCTCATGATCCCCAACACAG GGATCAGCCTGCTCATCCCACCCGATGCCATCCCGCGGGGGAAGATCTATGAGGTCTACCTGACCCTGCACAAGCAGGAGGAGGTGAG GCTGCCCCTGGCTGGCTGCCAGACGCTGCTGAGCCCCATCGTCAGCTGTGGCCCCCCTGGGGTCCTCCTCACCCGCCCCGCCATCCTGGCCATGGGGCACTGCGTGGAAGCCAGTGCTGAGAACTGGAGCATCCGGCTGAAGAAGCAGTCGTGCGAGGGCACGTGGGAG GACGTGCTGCAGCTGGGCGCTGAGCCGTGCACAGAGCTGTACTACTGCCAGCTGGAAGCGCAGGCTTGCTACGTGTTCACGGAGCAGCTGGGGCGCTTTGCCCTGGTCGGGGAGTCCCTCAGCATGGCGGCCTCCAAGCGCCTCAAGCTGGTCCTGTTCGCGCCAGCCGCCTGCCCCTCGCTCGAGTACAACATCCGCGTCTACTGCCTCAGTGACACCCAGGACGTCCTCAAG GAGGTGAtccagctggagaagcagctgggagGGCAGCTGATCGGAGCCCCCCGGGTGCTGCACTTCAAGGACAGCTACCACAACCTGCGCCTCTCCATCCACGACATGCCCAGCTCCCTCTGGAAGAGCAAGCTCCTCGCCAGCTACCAG GAGATCCCCTTCTACCACATCTGGAGCGGGCTGCAGCCCTTCCTGCACTGCACCTTCACCCTGGAGCGCCTGAGCACCAGCACCTGTGAGCTGGCCTGCAAGATCTGGGTCTGGCAGGTGGAGGGAGATGGGCAGAGCTTCACTGTCAACTTCAACATCGCCAAG GATACAAGGTTTTCAGACTGGCTGGTCCCCGACGAGGTGGGCACCCCGGCTCTGGTGGGCCCCAGTGCCTTCAAGATCCCCTTCCTCATCCGCCAAAAGATCATCAGCAGCCTGGACCCGCCAGGCACACGGGGAGCCGACTGGAGGACACTGGCACAAAAGCTCAACCTTGACAG CCATCTCAGCTTCTTCGCCTCGAAGGCCAGCCCCACAGCCATGATCCTCAACTTGTGGGAAGCACGGCACTTCCCCAACGGCAACCTCTCCCAGCTGGCTGCCGCCGTGGCCGAGGTCGGCAAGCAGGACGGTGCCCTCTTCTCCGAGGCTGAGTGCTGA
- the UNC5A gene encoding netrin receptor UNC5A isoform X3 → MWLSGVGDVEVAEPHLPTGAQQSATVANPASGASSDLLPHFQLEPEDVYIVKNKAVSLACRATPATQIYFKCNGEWVHQGDHVTQHSTDRSTGLPVMEVRIEVTRQQVEKIFGLEEYWCQCVAWSSSGTTKSQKAFVRIAYLRKNFEQEPTAREVSIEQGIVLPCRPPEGIPPAEVEWLRNEELVDPELDANVYVTPEHSLVLRQARLADTANYTCVAKNIVARRRSASAAITVYVDGAWSEWSKWSECGAECTHWRSRECSEPAPRNGGRDCHGPELDTRNCTSELCTHAAPGAEDVALYVGLVAVAVCLVLLLLVGVLVYCRKKGGLDADVADSSILTAGFQPVSIKPSKADNPSLLTIQPDLSTTTMTYQGSLCPRQDGPAKLQLPNGHLLSPLGAGRHTLHHSSPAAEGADFVARLSTQSYFRSLPRGTNNMAYGTFNFLGGRLMIPNTGISLLIPPDAIPRGKIYEVYLTLHKQEEVRLPLAGCQTLLSPIVSCGPPGVLLTRPAILAMGHCVEASAENWSIRLKKQSCEGTWEDVLQLGAEPCTELYYCQLEAQACYVFTEQLGRFALVGESLSMAASKRLKLVLFAPAACPSLEYNIRVYCLSDTQDVLKEVIQLEKQLGGQLIGAPRVLHFKDSYHNLRLSIHDMPSSLWKSKLLASYQEIPFYHIWSGLQPFLHCTFTLERLSTSTCELACKIWVWQVEGDGQSFTVNFNIAKDTRFSDWLVPDEVGTPALVGPSAFKIPFLIRQKIISSLDPPGTRGADWRTLAQKLNLDSHLSFFASKASPTAMILNLWEARHFPNGNLSQLAAAVAEVGKQDGALFSEAEC, encoded by the exons ATGTGGCTGTCCGGCGTGGGTGATGTGGAGGTGGCCGAGCCCCATCTCCCCACAGGTGCTCAGCAAAGCGCGACCGTGGCCAACCCAGCATCTGGCGCATCCTCGGACCTGCTGCCACACTTCCAGCTGGAGCCGGAGGATGTCTACATTGTGAAGAACAAGGCAGTGAGCCTGGCCTGccgtgccacccctgccacgcAGATCTACTTCAAGTGCAATGGCGAGTGGGTACACCAAGGTGACCACGTTACGCAGCACAGCACCGACCGCAGCACTG ggctgccagtgATGGAAGTGCGCATCGAGGTCACCCGTCAGCAAGTGGAGAAGATCTTTGGGCTGGAGGAGTACTGGTGCCAGTGCGTAGCCTGGAGCTCCTCTGGCACCACCAAGAGCCAGAAGGCCTTCGTGCGCATCGCCT ATCTGCGCAAGAACTTCGAGCAGGAGCCGACTGCCAGGGAGGTCTCCATTGAGCAGGGAATCGTGCTGCCATGCCGCCCTCCCGAGGGCATCCCCCCTGCCGAG GTGGAGTGGCTGCGCAACGAGGAGCTGGTGGACCCGGAACTGGATGCCAACGTCTACGTGACACCAGAGCACAGCCTGGTGCTGCGTCAGGCCCGCCTGGCCGACACCGCCAACTACACCTGCGTGGCTAAAAACATCGTGGCCCGTCGCCGCAGCGCCTCTGCTGCCATCACTGTCTACG tggaCGGCGCCTGGTCGGAGTGGAGCAAGTGGTCGGAGTGTGGGGCCGAATGCACCCACTGGCGCAGCCGCGAGTGCTCGGAGCCAGCGCCACGCAACGGAGGCCGGGATTGTCATGGCCCCGAGCTGGACACCCGTAACTGCACCTCTGAGCTCTGCACCCACG CTGCCCCCGGCGCAGAGGACGTAGCACTGTACGTGGGGCTGGTGGCCGTGGCCgtgtgcctggtgctgctgctgctggtgggggtGCTGGTGTACTGCCGCAAGAAGGGGGGCCTGGACGCTGATGTGGCTGATTCCTCCATCCTCACCGCTGGCTTCCAGCCCGTCAGCATCAAACCCAGCAAGGCTG acaacCCCAGCCTGCTCACCATCCAGCCAGACctcagcaccaccaccatgaCCTACCAGGGCTCGCTCTGCCCACGCCAGGACGGCCCTGCCAAGCTCCAGCTGCCCAATGGGCACCTGCTGAGCCCGCTGGGTGCTGGACGGCACACGCTGCACCACAGCTCACCCGCCGCCGAAGGTGCTGACTTCGTGGCCCGGCTCTCCACACAGAGCTACTTCCGCTCCCTGCCCCGCGGCACCAACAACATGGCCTATGGCACCTTCAACTTCTTGGGGGGGCGGCTCATGATCCCCAACACAG GGATCAGCCTGCTCATCCCACCCGATGCCATCCCGCGGGGGAAGATCTATGAGGTCTACCTGACCCTGCACAAGCAGGAGGAGGTGAG GCTGCCCCTGGCTGGCTGCCAGACGCTGCTGAGCCCCATCGTCAGCTGTGGCCCCCCTGGGGTCCTCCTCACCCGCCCCGCCATCCTGGCCATGGGGCACTGCGTGGAAGCCAGTGCTGAGAACTGGAGCATCCGGCTGAAGAAGCAGTCGTGCGAGGGCACGTGGGAG GACGTGCTGCAGCTGGGCGCTGAGCCGTGCACAGAGCTGTACTACTGCCAGCTGGAAGCGCAGGCTTGCTACGTGTTCACGGAGCAGCTGGGGCGCTTTGCCCTGGTCGGGGAGTCCCTCAGCATGGCGGCCTCCAAGCGCCTCAAGCTGGTCCTGTTCGCGCCAGCCGCCTGCCCCTCGCTCGAGTACAACATCCGCGTCTACTGCCTCAGTGACACCCAGGACGTCCTCAAG GAGGTGAtccagctggagaagcagctgggagGGCAGCTGATCGGAGCCCCCCGGGTGCTGCACTTCAAGGACAGCTACCACAACCTGCGCCTCTCCATCCACGACATGCCCAGCTCCCTCTGGAAGAGCAAGCTCCTCGCCAGCTACCAG GAGATCCCCTTCTACCACATCTGGAGCGGGCTGCAGCCCTTCCTGCACTGCACCTTCACCCTGGAGCGCCTGAGCACCAGCACCTGTGAGCTGGCCTGCAAGATCTGGGTCTGGCAGGTGGAGGGAGATGGGCAGAGCTTCACTGTCAACTTCAACATCGCCAAG GATACAAGGTTTTCAGACTGGCTGGTCCCCGACGAGGTGGGCACCCCGGCTCTGGTGGGCCCCAGTGCCTTCAAGATCCCCTTCCTCATCCGCCAAAAGATCATCAGCAGCCTGGACCCGCCAGGCACACGGGGAGCCGACTGGAGGACACTGGCACAAAAGCTCAACCTTGACAG CCATCTCAGCTTCTTCGCCTCGAAGGCCAGCCCCACAGCCATGATCCTCAACTTGTGGGAAGCACGGCACTTCCCCAACGGCAACCTCTCCCAGCTGGCTGCCGCCGTGGCCGAGGTCGGCAAGCAGGACGGTGCCCTCTTCTCCGAGGCTGAGTGCTGA
- the UNC5A gene encoding netrin receptor UNC5A isoform X1, producing MGARPPRRRAPPAAAAAAAAAAPGPLGALLAAALLAAAGAQQSATVANPASGASSDLLPHFQLEPEDVYIVKNKAVSLACRATPATQIYFKCNGEWVHQGDHVTQHSTDRSTGLPVMEVRIEVTRQQVEKIFGLEEYWCQCVAWSSSGTTKSQKAFVRIAYLRKNFEQEPTAREVSIEQGIVLPCRPPEGIPPAEVEWLRNEELVDPELDANVYVTPEHSLVLRQARLADTANYTCVAKNIVARRRSASAAITVYVNGGWSTWTQWSGCSTSCGRGWQKRSRTCTNPTPLNGGAFCEGQNVQKTACTTLCPVDGAWSEWSKWSECGAECTHWRSRECSEPAPRNGGRDCHGPELDTRNCTSELCTHAAPGAEDVALYVGLVAVAVCLVLLLLVGVLVYCRKKGGLDADVADSSILTAGFQPVSIKPSKADNPSLLTIQPDLSTTTMTYQGSLCPRQDGPAKLQLPNGHLLSPLGAGRHTLHHSSPAAEGADFVARLSTQSYFRSLPRGTNNMAYGTFNFLGGRLMIPNTGISLLIPPDAIPRGKIYEVYLTLHKQEEVRLPLAGCQTLLSPIVSCGPPGVLLTRPAILAMGHCVEASAENWSIRLKKQSCEGTWEDVLQLGAEPCTELYYCQLEAQACYVFTEQLGRFALVGESLSMAASKRLKLVLFAPAACPSLEYNIRVYCLSDTQDVLKEVIQLEKQLGGQLIGAPRVLHFKDSYHNLRLSIHDMPSSLWKSKLLASYQEIPFYHIWSGLQPFLHCTFTLERLSTSTCELACKIWVWQVEGDGQSFTVNFNIAKDTRFSDWLVPDEVGTPALVGPSAFKIPFLIRQKIISSLDPPGTRGADWRTLAQKLNLDSHLSFFASKASPTAMILNLWEARHFPNGNLSQLAAAVAEVGKQDGALFSEAEC from the exons GTGCTCAGCAAAGCGCGACCGTGGCCAACCCAGCATCTGGCGCATCCTCGGACCTGCTGCCACACTTCCAGCTGGAGCCGGAGGATGTCTACATTGTGAAGAACAAGGCAGTGAGCCTGGCCTGccgtgccacccctgccacgcAGATCTACTTCAAGTGCAATGGCGAGTGGGTACACCAAGGTGACCACGTTACGCAGCACAGCACCGACCGCAGCACTG ggctgccagtgATGGAAGTGCGCATCGAGGTCACCCGTCAGCAAGTGGAGAAGATCTTTGGGCTGGAGGAGTACTGGTGCCAGTGCGTAGCCTGGAGCTCCTCTGGCACCACCAAGAGCCAGAAGGCCTTCGTGCGCATCGCCT ATCTGCGCAAGAACTTCGAGCAGGAGCCGACTGCCAGGGAGGTCTCCATTGAGCAGGGAATCGTGCTGCCATGCCGCCCTCCCGAGGGCATCCCCCCTGCCGAG GTGGAGTGGCTGCGCAACGAGGAGCTGGTGGACCCGGAACTGGATGCCAACGTCTACGTGACACCAGAGCACAGCCTGGTGCTGCGTCAGGCCCGCCTGGCCGACACCGCCAACTACACCTGCGTGGCTAAAAACATCGTGGCCCGTCGCCGCAGCGCCTCTGCTGCCATCACTGTCTACG TGAACGGCGGCTGGTCGACGTGGACACAGTGGtcaggctgcagcaccagctgtgGACGGGGCTGGCAGAAGCGGAGCCGGACGTGCACCAACCCCACACCCCTCAATGGGGGTGCTTTCTGTGAGGGCCAAAATGTGCAGAAAACCGCCTGCACCACCCTCTGCCCAG tggaCGGCGCCTGGTCGGAGTGGAGCAAGTGGTCGGAGTGTGGGGCCGAATGCACCCACTGGCGCAGCCGCGAGTGCTCGGAGCCAGCGCCACGCAACGGAGGCCGGGATTGTCATGGCCCCGAGCTGGACACCCGTAACTGCACCTCTGAGCTCTGCACCCACG CTGCCCCCGGCGCAGAGGACGTAGCACTGTACGTGGGGCTGGTGGCCGTGGCCgtgtgcctggtgctgctgctgctggtgggggtGCTGGTGTACTGCCGCAAGAAGGGGGGCCTGGACGCTGATGTGGCTGATTCCTCCATCCTCACCGCTGGCTTCCAGCCCGTCAGCATCAAACCCAGCAAGGCTG acaacCCCAGCCTGCTCACCATCCAGCCAGACctcagcaccaccaccatgaCCTACCAGGGCTCGCTCTGCCCACGCCAGGACGGCCCTGCCAAGCTCCAGCTGCCCAATGGGCACCTGCTGAGCCCGCTGGGTGCTGGACGGCACACGCTGCACCACAGCTCACCCGCCGCCGAAGGTGCTGACTTCGTGGCCCGGCTCTCCACACAGAGCTACTTCCGCTCCCTGCCCCGCGGCACCAACAACATGGCCTATGGCACCTTCAACTTCTTGGGGGGGCGGCTCATGATCCCCAACACAG GGATCAGCCTGCTCATCCCACCCGATGCCATCCCGCGGGGGAAGATCTATGAGGTCTACCTGACCCTGCACAAGCAGGAGGAGGTGAG GCTGCCCCTGGCTGGCTGCCAGACGCTGCTGAGCCCCATCGTCAGCTGTGGCCCCCCTGGGGTCCTCCTCACCCGCCCCGCCATCCTGGCCATGGGGCACTGCGTGGAAGCCAGTGCTGAGAACTGGAGCATCCGGCTGAAGAAGCAGTCGTGCGAGGGCACGTGGGAG GACGTGCTGCAGCTGGGCGCTGAGCCGTGCACAGAGCTGTACTACTGCCAGCTGGAAGCGCAGGCTTGCTACGTGTTCACGGAGCAGCTGGGGCGCTTTGCCCTGGTCGGGGAGTCCCTCAGCATGGCGGCCTCCAAGCGCCTCAAGCTGGTCCTGTTCGCGCCAGCCGCCTGCCCCTCGCTCGAGTACAACATCCGCGTCTACTGCCTCAGTGACACCCAGGACGTCCTCAAG GAGGTGAtccagctggagaagcagctgggagGGCAGCTGATCGGAGCCCCCCGGGTGCTGCACTTCAAGGACAGCTACCACAACCTGCGCCTCTCCATCCACGACATGCCCAGCTCCCTCTGGAAGAGCAAGCTCCTCGCCAGCTACCAG GAGATCCCCTTCTACCACATCTGGAGCGGGCTGCAGCCCTTCCTGCACTGCACCTTCACCCTGGAGCGCCTGAGCACCAGCACCTGTGAGCTGGCCTGCAAGATCTGGGTCTGGCAGGTGGAGGGAGATGGGCAGAGCTTCACTGTCAACTTCAACATCGCCAAG GATACAAGGTTTTCAGACTGGCTGGTCCCCGACGAGGTGGGCACCCCGGCTCTGGTGGGCCCCAGTGCCTTCAAGATCCCCTTCCTCATCCGCCAAAAGATCATCAGCAGCCTGGACCCGCCAGGCACACGGGGAGCCGACTGGAGGACACTGGCACAAAAGCTCAACCTTGACAG CCATCTCAGCTTCTTCGCCTCGAAGGCCAGCCCCACAGCCATGATCCTCAACTTGTGGGAAGCACGGCACTTCCCCAACGGCAACCTCTCCCAGCTGGCTGCCGCCGTGGCCGAGGTCGGCAAGCAGGACGGTGCCCTCTTCTCCGAGGCTGAGTGCTGA